The Dissulfuribacter thermophilus genome includes a window with the following:
- the mltG gene encoding endolytic transglycosylase MltG, whose product MKKGLWSIWIFFILLFLFIAAITYYKRSLEPVSVSDNSTIFTVEKGSTLNEVAQGLKEKNLIRSRLAFRLLTLFQGKEREIKAGKYILSPSMSSAEILQALVEGREIRYVITIPEGKNMYDVAKLLEEAGLFPRSEFLKEAKNKKLLKSLGVPGDTVEGFLFPDTYFVSAGLNATEVIEIFVKRFWQVWKENGFDEKIKETDLGIKEVVILASIVEKEALLPKERPLIASVFLNRLKKGMRLQADPTVRYGLLVDKGIYPRRLRTRHLRYKSPYNTYIIKGLPKGPICNPGVQSIRAVLEPVKSDYLYFVSMNNGAHKFSKTLEEHNRAVYRYQIKKLRPK is encoded by the coding sequence ATGAAAAAGGGTCTTTGGTCAATATGGATATTTTTTATACTTCTATTCCTTTTCATCGCAGCAATAACATATTACAAGCGGTCGCTTGAACCTGTTTCAGTTAGTGATAACTCCACAATTTTTACTGTGGAAAAAGGTAGCACCCTCAATGAAGTTGCCCAAGGATTAAAAGAGAAAAATCTGATAAGATCAAGACTCGCTTTTCGCCTTCTTACTCTTTTTCAAGGAAAAGAAAGAGAAATAAAGGCGGGGAAATATATCTTAAGTCCGTCCATGTCTTCTGCAGAGATTCTTCAGGCTTTAGTTGAGGGTCGTGAAATACGCTATGTCATAACTATTCCGGAAGGGAAAAATATGTATGATGTGGCAAAACTACTGGAAGAGGCTGGACTGTTTCCAAGATCTGAATTCTTGAAAGAGGCAAAAAACAAAAAGCTGCTTAAATCTCTCGGAGTGCCTGGGGACACTGTTGAAGGCTTTTTATTCCCAGATACATATTTCGTCTCAGCAGGTTTAAACGCCACAGAGGTTATAGAGATATTTGTAAAGAGATTTTGGCAAGTATGGAAGGAAAATGGATTCGATGAAAAGATAAAAGAAACAGATCTTGGGATAAAAGAAGTAGTGATACTGGCGTCAATTGTAGAAAAAGAGGCCCTTTTGCCCAAAGAGCGTCCTCTGATCGCATCAGTATTTTTGAATAGATTGAAAAAAGGTATGCGACTCCAGGCAGATCCGACGGTTCGTTATGGGCTGCTGGTAGATAAGGGGATCTATCCGAGAAGGCTTCGTACCAGGCATCTTAGGTATAAAAGCCCTTATAATACTTATATCATAAAGGGGTTGCCAAAGGGCCCTATTTGTAATCCAGGTGTTCAGTCAATCAGAGCAGTTTTGGAGCCAGTAAAATCAGACTATCTTTATTTTGTTTCCATGAACAACGGGGCCCACAAGTTTTCCAAGACCCTTGAAGAACACAATAGGGCGGTTTATCGTTATCAGATTAAAAAATTGCGTCCTAAGTAA
- the mraZ gene encoding division/cell wall cluster transcriptional repressor MraZ, whose product MFRGKSIHSLDAKGRLSIPARFKEVLKSKYSEKLFVTNQVKCLVAYPYEEWRKIEERFLGHPLPPPKIQQFQRYFVASAVECKLDSHGRILIPATLRDEVEIEKEVVLLGMLDHFEIWSRDKLEQELKIVKEQFDEYSSFVSDNTK is encoded by the coding sequence GTGTTCCGCGGGAAATCCATACATTCTCTGGATGCTAAGGGACGGCTCAGTATCCCTGCACGGTTCAAGGAGGTGCTTAAAAGTAAATATTCGGAAAAACTGTTCGTTACAAACCAGGTAAAATGCTTAGTTGCCTATCCTTATGAAGAGTGGAGGAAGATTGAAGAGCGTTTCTTAGGTCACCCCCTTCCGCCCCCAAAAATTCAACAATTTCAAAGGTATTTTGTTGCATCTGCAGTTGAGTGCAAGCTAGATTCACATGGGCGTATACTCATTCCTGCTACTTTGAGGGATGAAGTGGAAATAGAAAAGGAAGTAGTCCTACTGGGAATGCTTGATCACTTCGAGATTTGGAGCAGGGATAAATTAGAACAAGAATTGAAGATCGTAAAAGAACAGTTTGATGAATACAGTAGCTTTGTCTCAGATAATACAAAATAA
- the rsmH gene encoding 16S rRNA (cytosine(1402)-N(4))-methyltransferase RsmH, with amino-acid sequence MNTVALSQIIQNKSNPEDLPHVPVMEEEVLRLLAEIRPRSVADGTCGAGGHAHTLLENVSSIERYFCIDWDKNALSIARKRLNSHKNRVEFVHSNFRHIPQLIPAYGISKLDAILLDLGLSTMHLTSSGRGFSFTKDEPLDMRMDDSEPTTALDLINNLSEAQLAALIREYGEEKWAKKIAGVVKDYCEHTSIPTSKGLAEAIKRAIPRRFHPKRIHPATRTFQALRIALNRELDNLKVALHDFPNILNEGGRFLVISFHSLEDRLVKHSFKNDPRMRPITKRPLRPTSQEITVNPKARSAKLRCAERISAEEVNNV; translated from the coding sequence ATGAATACAGTAGCTTTGTCTCAGATAATACAAAATAAATCGAATCCGGAGGACCTACCTCACGTTCCTGTAATGGAAGAAGAGGTGTTGAGGCTCCTTGCTGAAATCAGGCCAAGATCCGTAGCTGATGGCACCTGTGGAGCAGGTGGACATGCACATACACTTTTGGAAAACGTGTCATCTATTGAGAGATATTTTTGCATTGACTGGGATAAGAATGCCTTAAGTATCGCCAGAAAGAGACTGAACTCGCACAAAAATAGGGTGGAATTCGTTCATTCAAACTTTAGACACATCCCGCAACTCATTCCCGCCTATGGCATATCAAAACTCGATGCCATTTTATTGGATCTGGGGCTGTCAACCATGCATCTTACGTCTAGCGGTAGGGGATTCAGTTTCACAAAGGATGAACCACTGGACATGCGCATGGACGACTCGGAACCTACAACAGCACTCGATCTCATCAATAACCTTTCAGAGGCCCAGTTAGCCGCACTCATCAGGGAGTACGGCGAGGAAAAATGGGCTAAAAAGATCGCAGGGGTAGTGAAAGACTACTGTGAGCACACCTCTATTCCCACGAGTAAAGGCCTTGCAGAGGCTATTAAGCGCGCAATACCAAGGCGTTTTCATCCCAAAAGAATCCACCCTGCAACTCGCACGTTTCAGGCGCTCAGGATCGCTCTCAATCGAGAACTCGATAACCTTAAAGTGGCCCTACATGACTTTCCAAACATCTTGAATGAGGGTGGAAGATTCCTTGTTATTTCATTCCATTCTCTGGAAGACAGGCTCGTAAAACACAGCTTCAAAAATGACCCACGCATGCGTCCCATAACAAAACGGCCTCTCAGGCCAACTAGCCAGGAAATAACTGTAAATCCAAAGGCAAGGAGTGCAAAACTTAGATGCGCTGAGAGGATCAGCGCTGAGGAGGTAAATAATGTTTAG
- a CDS encoding UDP-N-acetylmuramoyl-L-alanyl-D-glutamate--2,6-diaminopimelate ligase: MTLKKSSNKSSLGVPVKPFCLKTKELVRGLGDLVVSIHGELPPDIKGIAIDSRQVRQGYLFVAIRGERSSGEEYIEHAVRNGANMVILPEGAGIPKYISSILSRDTKACAGIAASLFYGNPTESCPVVAVTGTNGKTTFTYLMEAILKEAGLRPGVIGTVNYRLGSLSWPAPLTTPDPVTLQRTIREMITNGADSIIMEASSHALDQKRLWGSKIRCAVFTNMTRDHLDYHKTMDNYFLAKQSLFSDYCPEVSVFNIDDPYGKTMYLHSRGESITYAIDNEADIRPKKLNIDINGIYMAIDLYGKTVSITSELIGKFNVYNILAAVSAAISMEIPSHAIQMGIAKCRNIPGRMERVASDSSIMAFVDYAHTPDAVERILKEISLLGPRRVITVLGCGGDRDRGKRPLMGAIASRLSDIAVFTTDNPRSEDPLRIIDDMLHGVSDRDRMRESIKVIPDREEAIFWAIEQAKTGDAVLVLGKGHETCQIIDNQKIYFDDRVILKRALEEKLSC, translated from the coding sequence GTGACGTTAAAAAAGTCGTCCAATAAGAGCTCGCTGGGTGTTCCAGTTAAGCCCTTTTGTCTCAAGACCAAAGAATTGGTTCGAGGTCTTGGTGATCTAGTAGTCTCTATCCACGGTGAACTACCACCTGATATCAAGGGGATTGCAATTGATTCCAGACAGGTAAGGCAAGGCTACCTTTTTGTTGCCATAAGGGGGGAACGCAGTTCTGGCGAAGAATATATTGAACATGCCGTTAGAAATGGCGCCAATATGGTGATTCTTCCAGAAGGTGCAGGCATCCCTAAATATATTTCGTCCATATTGAGTCGAGACACAAAGGCCTGTGCCGGGATTGCAGCAAGCCTGTTTTATGGAAACCCAACAGAGAGTTGCCCTGTTGTGGCTGTTACCGGTACCAATGGTAAGACCACTTTTACTTATCTTATGGAAGCCATTTTAAAAGAGGCAGGACTGAGGCCAGGGGTCATTGGTACTGTGAATTATAGACTAGGGTCACTTTCGTGGCCCGCTCCCCTTACAACTCCTGATCCTGTGACTCTTCAAAGGACAATACGGGAAATGATAACAAATGGCGCGGACTCCATAATTATGGAGGCATCAAGCCATGCATTGGATCAAAAGCGTCTTTGGGGTTCCAAGATTAGGTGTGCTGTATTCACCAATATGACCAGAGATCATTTGGACTATCACAAGACAATGGACAATTATTTTTTGGCAAAACAAAGCCTCTTTTCAGACTATTGTCCAGAGGTCTCTGTGTTCAATATTGACGATCCCTATGGGAAGACCATGTATCTTCATTCAAGGGGTGAAAGCATTACCTATGCAATTGACAATGAGGCCGATATTAGGCCAAAGAAACTCAATATCGACATAAATGGCATTTATATGGCCATAGACCTCTATGGGAAGACTGTCTCTATTACTTCTGAGCTCATTGGTAAATTCAATGTCTACAACATACTTGCCGCTGTGTCTGCTGCTATATCCATGGAGATTCCTTCCCATGCCATTCAAATGGGAATAGCCAAGTGCAGGAACATACCTGGCAGGATGGAGCGAGTGGCTAGCGACTCTTCTATAATGGCTTTTGTAGACTATGCCCATACTCCAGATGCAGTGGAACGAATATTGAAAGAGATTAGTCTCCTTGGACCAAGACGTGTAATAACTGTCTTGGGATGTGGAGGTGACAGAGACAGGGGGAAAAGGCCTCTTATGGGGGCTATAGCATCCAGGCTTTCTGATATAGCGGTTTTTACCACTGACAATCCAAGGTCTGAAGACCCTCTGAGGATCATTGATGACATGCTCCATGGCGTTAGTGACAGGGATCGGATGAGAGAATCAATAAAGGTCATTCCCGACAGAGAAGAGGCAATTTTCTGGGCAATTGAACAGGCGAAGACCGGGGATGCAGTCTTGGTTTTGGGTAAGGGGCATGAAACTTGTCAGATAATTGACAATCAAAAGATATATTTTGATGATAGGGTGATTTTAAAAAGGGCATTAGAGGAAAAGTTGTCATGTTGA
- a CDS encoding UDP-N-acetylmuramoyl-tripeptide--D-alanyl-D-alanine ligase, producing the protein MLKVSQNLPEYKDIPESQAGAASSFGGQRENPFEQRRTGPIGCSLEKLAVITRGKIVNGAPSIEIGPIATDTRFIEPGDAFLALKGERFDAHDFLGEAVKNGARLLIVEFIPEDFVINSIPCLVVEDTLEALLSIAAWYRKKLALKSICITGSCGKTSTKELVTKIYEGSFEVISTYKNFNNLVGLPITILNAKSFHEWGVFELGMNQPGEIERLTRVAMPDIALITNIAPAHLEGLREIEGVAKEKARLFQNLRDDSVACVNLDDPFIKKYASNIHCKKIGYSLEGQKSPETKEFVRLVSWRPNGFGTSFVVEVNGVREEFYSLLPGLGNLQNLIAAICVGIAGGIDLKIIKEAIKRAKPMPGRLFITKMGDWTVIDDTYNANPASMKNALATLALWSESEFRCAVLGDMFELGESASHYHFEMGKYAASTGISMILAAGTYAKDILRGASQACMSEEKCLMFEDTDSLFNYIKEQASKLFPRDAWILVKGSRGMRMEKIIDALRR; encoded by the coding sequence ATGTTGAAGGTCTCACAAAATCTCCCCGAATATAAAGATATCCCTGAGTCACAGGCTGGAGCTGCCTCCTCCTTTGGAGGTCAGAGGGAAAACCCCTTTGAACAGCGTAGGACAGGTCCTATAGGCTGTAGTCTTGAAAAATTAGCCGTAATTACAAGGGGAAAAATCGTAAATGGTGCCCCAAGCATAGAGATTGGCCCCATTGCCACTGATACACGATTTATTGAGCCAGGTGATGCATTCTTGGCACTCAAAGGAGAAAGGTTTGATGCCCATGATTTTCTCGGTGAAGCTGTAAAGAATGGGGCAAGACTCCTAATAGTAGAATTTATACCCGAAGACTTTGTCATTAACTCCATACCTTGTCTTGTGGTAGAGGATACATTGGAAGCACTTCTTTCTATTGCCGCATGGTACAGAAAAAAACTGGCCTTAAAATCAATTTGTATAACCGGAAGTTGTGGCAAAACGTCGACGAAAGAGCTTGTTACGAAGATATATGAAGGATCCTTTGAAGTCATATCTACCTATAAAAATTTCAATAATCTTGTAGGCCTCCCCATAACCATATTGAATGCCAAAAGTTTTCATGAATGGGGCGTATTTGAACTGGGAATGAATCAACCAGGAGAGATTGAAAGGCTTACTCGAGTGGCAATGCCTGATATAGCCCTAATCACCAACATAGCCCCAGCTCACCTCGAGGGGCTTAGGGAAATAGAAGGTGTTGCCAAGGAGAAAGCAAGGCTCTTTCAAAATCTCAGAGACGATTCCGTGGCCTGCGTAAATTTAGATGATCCATTCATAAAAAAATATGCCTCTAATATCCATTGTAAAAAGATTGGTTATTCTCTCGAAGGGCAAAAAAGTCCTGAAACTAAAGAGTTTGTAAGGCTTGTGTCGTGGAGACCCAATGGTTTTGGCACTAGCTTTGTCGTTGAAGTAAACGGTGTCAGGGAGGAATTTTACAGTCTTCTTCCAGGCCTTGGGAACCTTCAGAATTTGATTGCGGCAATCTGTGTGGGGATTGCAGGAGGTATTGACTTAAAAATTATAAAAGAGGCCATAAAGAGGGCAAAGCCAATGCCTGGAAGGCTGTTTATTACAAAGATGGGGGATTGGACAGTAATAGATGATACTTATAATGCAAATCCCGCGTCTATGAAAAATGCCCTGGCAACTCTGGCCCTCTGGTCTGAGAGCGAATTTCGTTGCGCAGTCCTAGGAGACATGTTTGAGCTTGGAGAAAGTGCCAGTCACTATCACTTTGAAATGGGAAAATACGCTGCGTCTACGGGAATATCAATGATTTTAGCTGCTGGAACCTATGCAAAAGACATTTTAAGAGGAGCAAGCCAAGCCTGTATGAGTGAGGAAAAATGTCTCATGTTTGAGGATACTGATTCACTTTTTAACTATATAAAAGAACAAGCCAGCAAGTTGTTTCCAAGGGATGCCTGGATACTTGTGAAAGGCTCCAGGGGAATGAGGATGGAAAAGATCATTGATGCATTGAGAAGGTGA
- the mraY gene encoding phospho-N-acetylmuramoyl-pentapeptide-transferase, whose protein sequence is MLYHLLIPLQDLCPVFNVFRYITFRAIYAAIFAMAIVLFLGPWFIEKMRRLKAGQTIRVEGPKTHLKKEGTPSMGGLLIIGAVTVSTLLWANLKNVYIWLVLWILVSFGCIGLIDDLKKIRLKDSRGLAGRWKLVFQILISLIFGMVLYKFDLLDTRLSVPFFKNLHPDLGVFYWPFIVLVITGASNAVNLTDGLDGLAIGPFIICAAVYGLFVYLAGHFELARYLLIPHVKGAGEISIFCGALVGAGLGFLWYNSYPAEIFMGDVGSLSLGGSLGAVAVIVKQELLLLIVGGIFVVEALSVMLQVAYFKTTGGKRIFRMAPIHHHFELKGWPEPKVIVRFWILAVILGLLGVSTLKLR, encoded by the coding sequence ATGCTGTACCATCTCCTAATACCCCTTCAAGACTTGTGCCCAGTGTTCAATGTCTTCAGGTACATTACCTTTAGGGCCATTTATGCTGCAATATTTGCCATGGCCATCGTCCTTTTTTTGGGGCCGTGGTTCATAGAAAAGATGCGGCGGCTCAAGGCGGGCCAGACCATTCGCGTAGAGGGACCAAAGACTCACCTGAAAAAAGAAGGTACACCTAGTATGGGGGGGCTCCTTATCATTGGGGCTGTAACCGTCTCCACACTACTTTGGGCAAACCTAAAAAATGTGTACATATGGCTTGTCTTATGGATATTGGTGTCGTTCGGTTGTATTGGCCTCATTGATGACCTAAAAAAGATAAGACTCAAGGATTCACGGGGACTTGCCGGTAGGTGGAAGCTGGTTTTTCAAATACTCATCTCGTTAATTTTCGGCATGGTGCTGTACAAGTTTGATTTGTTGGATACGAGGTTGAGTGTCCCTTTTTTCAAGAATCTACATCCTGACCTTGGCGTCTTTTACTGGCCCTTTATAGTACTAGTAATAACAGGTGCTTCCAATGCAGTAAACCTCACAGATGGTCTTGATGGTCTGGCCATTGGTCCTTTCATAATATGTGCCGCTGTCTACGGTCTGTTTGTGTATTTAGCAGGCCACTTTGAACTAGCACGATACCTGCTGATCCCTCATGTCAAAGGGGCTGGAGAGATCTCAATTTTTTGCGGGGCACTGGTGGGGGCAGGATTAGGATTTTTGTGGTACAATTCCTATCCTGCTGAAATCTTTATGGGAGACGTAGGTAGTCTTTCCCTTGGAGGGAGTCTCGGTGCCGTGGCCGTAATTGTTAAGCAAGAGCTACTGCTTTTGATAGTAGGGGGCATTTTTGTTGTCGAGGCGCTCTCTGTGATGTTACAGGTGGCCTATTTCAAGACAACAGGTGGTAAGAGAATTTTCAGGATGGCTCCCATACATCACCATTTTGAATTAAAGGGATGGCCTGAGCCAAAGGTAATAGTGCGGTTTTGGATTTTAGCTGTCATCTTGGGACTGCTGGGAGTGAGTACGTTAAAGTTAAGATAG